A genome region from Wielerella bovis includes the following:
- a CDS encoding phosphoethanolamine transferase: MLTQLKRYCFIWAVLTFSLISSYGLGYPLTNGYFLAMACFWLVLHQVNKTTFNIVFIINLIVCVGFAPIARLYGQLSIGLIASVFETNTQESVEFLASLPWHSWMAAIIVLCSGVGVLIANKPAKKLYWLSKHSTLILFSLFVILTLHKPLSGSLKRHLPFTLERTLVGNIHFYVRAVQLIKQYQLEKQESQQILSGQPAWQIQSVTPKYKNYVLIIGESARADYQSLYGFPLNTSPYLSQSKGLVLDNFIAPAPNTQPSLTRMLHYTQNDKVSYPNNIISLANEAGFLTYWLSTQPTGHDADTAASRVGIQAKQSYFSSPNASRHSIGIGDKSDFALLDKLNYFLNQNNDNKNALYVLHINGSHPIFCRRLVQPVSEKFKNDDMSCYLETLKQTDKLLEQIETSLKQHGSYSILYLSDHGLAHSDKETSHVNLYNSNQYKQAYHVPFIIISSDDVQQKRQQAARSGFHFIQGFAQWLGIADNRLTLSYSFFSEEPATEEINVFNWEKIVPYQSLQDDPALKP; the protein is encoded by the coding sequence ATGTTGACTCAATTAAAACGGTATTGCTTTATTTGGGCAGTACTTACTTTCTCTCTCATTTCTTCTTATGGACTAGGCTACCCTCTTACTAACGGCTATTTTTTAGCGATGGCATGTTTTTGGCTTGTTTTACATCAAGTCAATAAAACAACATTTAACATTGTATTTATCATTAATTTGATTGTTTGTGTTGGATTTGCGCCCATCGCACGATTATACGGTCAATTAAGCATTGGTCTGATTGCATCGGTATTTGAAACAAATACACAAGAGTCTGTAGAATTTTTAGCATCGCTACCTTGGCACAGCTGGATGGCTGCTATCATTGTCCTGTGTAGCGGGGTAGGTGTACTTATCGCAAACAAGCCAGCCAAAAAATTATACTGGCTTTCTAAACATAGTACTTTAATTTTATTTAGTTTATTTGTTATTTTAACGTTACATAAACCTCTTTCAGGCAGCCTGAAACGTCATCTCCCATTCACTTTAGAACGTACGTTGGTTGGAAACATTCATTTTTATGTCCGTGCAGTACAATTAATCAAGCAATATCAGTTAGAAAAACAAGAATCCCAGCAAATTCTATCGGGTCAGCCCGCATGGCAAATTCAAAGTGTTACGCCAAAATACAAAAACTATGTCTTAATTATCGGAGAAAGTGCGCGCGCCGATTACCAATCTTTATATGGCTTCCCATTAAACACCAGCCCCTATTTATCTCAAAGTAAAGGCTTAGTTTTAGATAACTTTATCGCACCTGCACCTAATACGCAACCGTCATTAACTCGAATGTTGCACTATACGCAAAATGATAAGGTCAGCTATCCCAATAATATTATCTCATTGGCAAATGAGGCGGGATTTTTAACGTATTGGTTATCTACCCAACCCACAGGACACGATGCGGATACAGCAGCATCTCGTGTGGGCATCCAAGCCAAACAATCCTATTTTTCCTCTCCCAATGCCTCACGCCACTCAATTGGCATAGGAGATAAAAGTGATTTTGCATTATTGGATAAACTAAATTATTTTTTGAATCAAAATAATGATAATAAAAATGCCTTATATGTATTACACATTAATGGGTCTCATCCAATTTTTTGTCGGCGTTTGGTTCAGCCTGTTTCCGAGAAATTTAAAAATGATGATATGTCGTGCTACCTAGAAACATTAAAACAAACAGATAAACTATTGGAGCAAATAGAAACTTCATTGAAACAACATGGAAGTTATTCCATATTGTATTTATCTGATCATGGTCTAGCTCATTCAGATAAAGAAACATCGCATGTTAATTTATATAATTCAAATCAATATAAACAAGCTTATCATGTGCCATTTATTATTATTTCTAGCGATGATGTACAACAAAAACGTCAGCAAGCAGCACGCAGCGGTTTTCACTTTATTCAAGGTTTTGCTCAATGGTTAGGTATTGCAGATAACCGATTAACTTTGTCCTACTCATTTTTTTCTGAAGAACCTGCCACAGAAGAAATAAACGTCTTTAATTGGGAAAAAATTGTACCGTATCAATCTTTGCAAGATGACCCTGCGTTAAAACCTTAA